The genome window aaaagtttgaatttcAGTTTCAAATCCATGAGGTTTTTCACTTATTTGGTGATGGTTTACTTCACCGATAGTCCTGAtctttttactgtattttaagtatttttgTCTGCTCTTTAAATTCCGGGTGAAAcaatttcatgtaaatgaaaccagcgccccccccccccccctcccaccctcaccccccgatatgtatgtttcagatattttaatatattcatacttTTTAAGTTTTGGTGTAATATATTATTGTGGAAAAGTAAACAGGTCAAATTATTTGGTTAGAAATTGTTGCAACGATGGTAAAATCGTACATCTAACATTGCTTTTGTGTACTAAATTTATGAAATCACATGAGCtaaaatatcacatgtacatgtgttgtttaCGCTACGGTACATCCCTGTTGCTTAAATTTCCTTGACTCGTAGCCACGAACAGACAAGCTGAGGCCCTGAAACATGTATTAAACCACGCCCCTCTCCTGAGCAAGAACACAACAATCAAGGTAAGAATGGTCGTCTTGTTTTAGTCACCTGATTTTTACCTGAAGACAGAGTGATGCCACaggcttgaatccagctcttacttgtttggctgcagctttaagtcagaggGTTTGTCAGGCGTTTGGTGAGTGGCTGTGATGAAGCATTCGGCTAAAGCACGGCTCTTGTTGCATTGCGCAATCAATCAGCTTCTAACCAGTGAGCTGTCACTGTTGTGGCTGTAGCTTTCAGTCAGAcggtttgtcagttacatggtTAGATGTGGAGATGGAATCCTTTCTGGAGGCAGTTTTTAAATACTTCCTTCCATGAATATGACCAGGACCTtatattaagtgaaattttGCAGATTGAGTTGTGTTGTAACAAATGTTTAATCCATGTTTCAAAGCAAACGAACTTAGGCCAGTtatttgttgacaaaatttACCATTTTTACACTTCATGCATAGGTTTTCTGTTCATATATAGGACCGAGCTGCTCAGTTAGCCCTCAGAGTGTTAACTTCCTTCAAAAGTTCTGACATAGAGCCAGCGGTTAAATCTCTGGACGAAAAGCAGACGGATATGTTGATGAAATACATTTACCGGGGATTTGAGGTGCCGTCAGAGGGTAGCAGTGCTGTCCTCCTTACCTGGCATGAAAAGGTGTGTGCTAATTCTTGAATTTGCCCTGAAAATTTGCAAggaaaaatacatttcataagCAAGTAAAGGTTGTTAACTTTGGTACTGAAATTAACATTGTGCCAGTAGAATACTGCCCTACCTTCCAAAAAAACTTGATGAAATCTTACCAAGATGACCAGAACTGAGaaaaaatcaggcaaaatatgtatctttGTATTTTAGGTGAAAAACAGAATTTTCACGCTGTGCTAATGTGCATGAAACTATCTTAAAATGCCACATTCCTTTGATATGTTACCAGATCTTAGAGACTGGGAGactttttttagatttttataaGTGTGGTACCATCAGGTGTAACTGAAGTAAAGGCTGATAATTTACAGGCCAGTTGAACCATTGCTCGTTTAACTCTACCAGCCCGACCAAATTTACTGGCCTCTGACCAGCAATTAATGTATAAAATCCATTTGGGTTTTGAGTCTTTTAATATGTGGTTTTAGTAACCGAAATGTTCAGAACTTGCTGTTCAAGGCCCACTTTCGGCtttgtaaatcaaatttttcCCAACTTTTCTGGTATAAAGTCACATTTGCATTACGGCGCTATAACCCAGACAGTGCCATATATACAAAAAGAAGTTCTGACTTACAGACATTTGTGAAAGTGTCCCCTGATTTGTACCATATGATGGCTTCATGGCTAAACTGTATGTATGGAGAAGttttaaattaatgtttttttccatcTCTCTGATGTTGTCATGCATTTTGAGTTTATCAGTAAGTTATTGAATTTGTCATCAAGTCAAAAGTTCCTAGATATTGGCATGTAGCTCAAGTCGTAAGGTCTTTGAATCCCAGCCACAAAACACACCAGGTTTGTGCTCAGTCCTGACCTTGATTAGCGATCTTGATCAAAGTCACATGTTGAACAACAATTCATAAATCTGTCTATAATACCTTCTTCATTCCCTTTTTTCAGACATACCGAATTGGTGGACTGGGTAGTATTGTTAGAGTTCTGGCCGACAGAAAACGAGTGTGACCTCCTTACCCGTGGAATCCAGGAATATTTCAGACTCTGTTTTGTAGTCTCTGTAAAATATGATTCATGGAGAAAAAAACTGTGTCATGTTTTCATCTGTAGCTGAACTGGAGCAGGCCAAAGTCGGGACTACAAACCAGTCAAAAAATGGATGTGTTCTGTTGTACATTTCATTATTAACCAATAAGAGCGAGTCTAACAAAAATTGTTGCATGCTGACATCATGGATATGATTGGCTTATCCAGAGTATGGTTGAAGATGAAGATTTTCAGAAAGTGAATTCTGATTGGTGCATTGCATGATATGTAGTTGTCAAGGACTTTGAACTCTTGTGAGAAACTAGCATTCCAGATACGTAGACACTAGCAATATATGTACCAAAAACATGAGTGGTGCAGATCTTCGATCATATTTaataggtcaaaggtcagacaAATCTCCATCTTGTCTGTGTAGGTGGAATGCTGATATCGCTTACTCACGTCCTTATCAAATCTGTGCGAGCCTAAACTATGTTTTGGTACATAGtatttatacattataattTCCTGGTAGTTTTGATGAGCTGATCACCCTGCTGTTTGAACATTCATACAGAAGGGTGATCAGTTGGTAAAAAGTTGTGTGAAGTTACAGGCAATTTGCTaataatcacatgaaatttCATGTGGTTATTCACCAACGTTGTACAGCAGTTCGCTGGTGAAAAATACCATGACAATTTTCTGCAATGCTGTACAGTTACCAAAAACATAAAAGAAGAATAAATTGCAAGAAAATAAgattaataaatataatgatACAGTATACAGATTTCATAAAGCCCTTGTACTGTGCAGGAATACGTGTGCTAATGCAG of Liolophura sinensis isolate JHLJ2023 chromosome 13, CUHK_Ljap_v2, whole genome shotgun sequence contains these proteins:
- the LOC135480432 gene encoding actin-related protein 2/3 complex subunit 5-like produces the protein MSKNTGQSRFRKVDVDQFDEDKFQDENVEEDGEAGPNEGEINTLLSQNRQAEALKHVLNHAPLLSKNTTIKDRAAQLALRVLTSFKSSDIEPAVKSLDEKQTDMLMKYIYRGFEVPSEGSSAVLLTWHEKTYRIGGLGSIVRVLADRKRV